A genome region from Pseudanabaena sp. Chao 1811 includes the following:
- a CDS encoding oxidoreductase, translated as MEKIRLATVWLAGCSGCHMSFLDLDEWLFELVKYADVVHSPIADIKEYPENVDVCLVEGAIANEENLELIHKIRNQTKFLISFGDCAVTANVPAMRNMMGSNNADTVLRRSYLELGDITPQLPKAPGIVPELLEKVMPVHEVVKVDMYIPGCPPSADRIKAAIAPLLEGKMPLMEGREMIKFG; from the coding sequence ATAGAGAAAATTAGATTGGCAACAGTATGGCTAGCAGGATGTTCGGGCTGTCATATGTCCTTTTTAGATTTGGACGAATGGCTATTTGAACTGGTGAAATATGCTGATGTCGTGCATAGCCCGATCGCTGATATTAAGGAATATCCCGAAAATGTTGATGTTTGCCTAGTCGAAGGGGCGATCGCTAATGAGGAAAATCTGGAATTAATTCACAAAATCCGCAACCAGACAAAGTTTCTAATTTCCTTTGGTGACTGTGCAGTTACAGCCAATGTCCCTGCCATGCGAAACATGATGGGCAGCAATAACGCCGATACGGTCTTGCGCCGTAGTTACCTAGAGCTAGGTGATATTACACCGCAACTTCCCAAAGCTCCCGGGATTGTTCCTGAACTATTAGAAAAAGTGATGCCCGTTCACGAAGTGGTGAAAGTGGATATGTATATTCCCGGCTGTCCTCCATCAGCGGATCGTATCAAAGCGGCGATCGCACCTTTACTAGAGGGCAAGATGCCCCTGATGGAAGGACGGGAAATGATTAAGTTTGGATAG
- the hoxU gene encoding bidirectional hydrogenase complex protein HoxU yields MSVVTLKINDIEVAAEQGKSILATAKEAGITIPTLCHLEGVSDVGACRLCMVEVKGSNKLLAACVTQVAEGMEVHTHTDQLKNYRKMAVEMLFAEGNHICAVCVANGNCELQNMAIATGMEHSRFPYQFPQRDVDLSHDLFGIDRNRCIFCTRCVRVCDEIEGAHVWDVANRGAQSRLITGLDQPWGEVDACTSCGKCVDACPTGAIFDKGSAVGEMERDRTKLEFIVTARDQKQWTR; encoded by the coding sequence ATGTCAGTTGTCACCCTAAAAATTAATGATATCGAAGTTGCCGCCGAGCAGGGTAAAAGCATTCTGGCAACTGCTAAGGAAGCAGGCATCACAATTCCTACCCTGTGCCATTTAGAAGGCGTGAGTGATGTCGGAGCCTGTCGCCTATGCATGGTGGAAGTTAAGGGTAGTAATAAATTACTGGCTGCCTGCGTCACTCAAGTTGCCGAAGGCATGGAGGTGCATACCCATACTGACCAATTAAAAAACTATCGCAAAATGGCTGTGGAAATGCTCTTTGCTGAGGGGAATCACATTTGCGCGGTCTGTGTGGCTAATGGCAATTGTGAACTGCAAAATATGGCGATCGCCACAGGTATGGAGCATTCCCGATTTCCCTATCAGTTCCCGCAACGCGATGTGGATTTATCCCATGATTTATTTGGCATTGATCGCAACCGTTGCATTTTCTGTACACGCTGTGTGCGGGTCTGCGATGAAATCGAGGGGGCACACGTCTGGGATGTGGCAAATCGTGGCGCACAATCACGCTTAATCACGGGACTCGATCAGCCTTGGGGTGAAGTCGATGCTTGCACCTCCTGCGGTAAATGCGTGGATGCTTGCCCCACGGGAGCCATTTTTGATAAAGGCTCGGCAGTGGGCGAAATGGAACGCGATCGCACCAAGCTGGAATTTATCGTTACCGCAAGGGATCAGAAACAATGGACAAGATAG
- the psb28 gene encoding photosystem II reaction center protein Psb28, protein MNSITPSIEFFAGIPEELSDVRLRRDRTTGENSVKMTFVNIKAVQGVNSFAKASFNDIRLVDSEGTISIEPKTSKLFWQDKGDDSELAKIEIVFDVGSTDHWDRFMRFMERYSEANGWEFTSTPTS, encoded by the coding sequence ATGAATTCCATAACTCCATCCATTGAATTTTTTGCAGGTATTCCCGAAGAATTGAGTGATGTGCGGCTAAGGCGCGATCGCACGACGGGTGAAAACTCGGTCAAGATGACTTTTGTGAATATCAAAGCAGTGCAAGGTGTGAATAGTTTTGCTAAGGCATCGTTTAACGATATTAGGCTGGTTGATAGTGAAGGGACTATTTCCATTGAGCCAAAAACTTCTAAGCTCTTTTGGCAAGATAAAGGCGATGATTCCGAATTGGCAAAAATCGAAATTGTGTTTGATGTTGGATCAACCGACCATTGGGATCGCTTCATGCGATTTATGGAACGCTATTCAGAAGCCAATGGTTGGGAATTTACCAGTACTCCTACTTCTTAA
- a CDS encoding NuoF family protein: MDIEGLLQIAKEERDRQKSIRIRCCTSGGCQASGSLEVRDRLAAAIHADGLEETAEVVSVGCMGFCGRGPLVAVDPSSVLYERVEPEQAASIVSGLKGGHVTANLGDLEHPFFTQQLRIVLEHIGKIDPTRIESYIAVGGYRQLYRTLHEMSPQQVIDEVTRSGLRGRGGAGYPTGLKWATVAKMQDRRRNQTQNQPQQKYVICNADEGDPGAFMDRSILESDPHRVLEGMAIAAYAVGATHGYVYVRAEYPPAIEHIRLAIQQAKQHGILGSQIFESTFDFKIDVRVGAGAYVCGEETALIASIEGGRGIPHPRPPYPAESGLWGCPTLINNVETFANIVPIIRNRGAWYASIGTEKSKGTKVFSLAGNIANTGLVEVPMGIPLRQIVEDMGGGASGGGKVKAVQTGGPSGGCIPASAFDTPVDYEAMQALGSIIGSGGMVVMDENTNMVDMARFFIQFCMDESCGKCIPCRAGTVQLHQLLTKFVEHRATETDLASLEELCGMVKSMSLCGLGQSAPNPIVSTLRHFRDDYLKLLAISC, translated from the coding sequence ATGGATATTGAAGGACTATTACAAATTGCTAAGGAAGAACGCGATCGCCAAAAGAGTATTCGCATTCGTTGCTGTACTTCGGGTGGATGCCAAGCCTCTGGATCTTTAGAGGTACGCGATCGCCTTGCGGCGGCTATTCATGCCGATGGACTGGAAGAGACTGCGGAAGTAGTCAGTGTTGGCTGTATGGGCTTTTGTGGTCGAGGACCTTTAGTCGCAGTCGATCCTTCTAGTGTTCTCTATGAGAGGGTGGAACCTGAACAAGCGGCATCTATTGTGAGTGGACTTAAAGGTGGTCATGTCACGGCAAACCTTGGCGATCTTGAACATCCGTTTTTTACACAACAATTGCGAATTGTATTAGAACATATTGGCAAAATTGATCCTACGCGCATTGAGTCCTATATTGCCGTTGGCGGTTATCGCCAGCTTTATCGCACTCTCCATGAAATGTCACCCCAGCAGGTGATTGATGAAGTCACCCGCAGTGGTTTACGTGGTCGTGGTGGCGCAGGCTATCCCACAGGGTTGAAATGGGCGACGGTTGCCAAAATGCAGGATCGGCGACGCAATCAAACCCAAAATCAACCTCAACAAAAATATGTGATTTGCAATGCCGATGAGGGTGACCCAGGGGCATTTATGGATCGCAGTATTCTCGAAAGCGATCCGCATCGGGTGCTAGAGGGCATGGCGATCGCTGCCTATGCGGTCGGCGCAACTCACGGCTATGTCTATGTGCGTGCCGAGTATCCTCCTGCGATCGAGCATATCCGTCTCGCCATCCAGCAAGCCAAGCAGCATGGCATCCTCGGCAGTCAAATCTTCGAGTCCACCTTTGACTTTAAGATTGATGTGCGCGTCGGTGCAGGAGCCTATGTTTGCGGTGAAGAAACGGCTTTGATCGCCTCCATTGAAGGTGGTCGCGGTATTCCCCATCCCCGTCCTCCCTATCCTGCGGAATCAGGACTCTGGGGCTGTCCCACCCTGATCAACAATGTGGAAACCTTCGCTAATATCGTCCCGATTATTCGTAATCGTGGCGCATGGTACGCCAGCATCGGCACAGAAAAAAGTAAAGGCACAAAGGTATTTTCCCTAGCAGGGAATATCGCTAATACAGGACTAGTGGAAGTGCCTATGGGCATTCCCTTACGCCAAATTGTCGAAGATATGGGTGGTGGCGCATCTGGTGGCGGTAAGGTCAAGGCAGTGCAGACAGGAGGTCCCTCTGGTGGTTGTATTCCTGCCTCCGCCTTTGATACACCCGTTGATTATGAGGCGATGCAAGCCCTTGGTTCCATTATTGGTTCAGGGGGCATGGTGGTCATGGATGAAAATACGAACATGGTCGATATGGCAAGGTTTTTCATTCAGTTCTGTATGGATGAATCCTGCGGTAAATGTATTCCCTGCCGTGCGGGTACGGTGCAACTCCATCAGCTATTAACCAAGTTCGTAGAGCATAGAGCCACAGAAACTGATCTCGCCAGTCTCGAAGAACTCTGTGGCATGGTCAAATCCATGAGTCTCTGCGGTTTAGGACAATCTGCCCCTAATCCGATTGTAAGTACCTTACGCCACTTCCGCGATGATTACTTGAAGCTGTTAGCGATTAGCTGTTAG
- the hoxE gene encoding bidirectional hydrogenase complex protein HoxE, whose amino-acid sequence MLSRISLPQPNIEDGSPNPRFHSLDLTIRQNRNRQDALIEVLHRAQEQFGYLEKDVLTYIARELKLPLSRVYGVATFYHLFSIQPKCKHTCSICLGTACYTKGGQALLDILTKEMHLKVGERSPNGKVFLRVERCIGNCGVAPAAIYDGHVSRQQSPEDVLAMVKGWMEEP is encoded by the coding sequence ATGCTGTCGAGAATATCCCTTCCACAGCCAAATATTGAAGATGGTTCGCCCAATCCCCGATTCCATTCTTTAGATTTGACAATTCGCCAAAACCGTAACCGCCAAGATGCTCTGATTGAAGTATTACACAGGGCGCAAGAGCAGTTTGGCTACCTTGAAAAAGATGTCCTTACCTATATCGCAAGGGAATTAAAACTCCCCCTTAGTCGAGTATATGGTGTGGCAACTTTCTATCATCTTTTCTCGATCCAGCCTAAATGCAAACATACCTGTTCTATTTGTTTGGGAACAGCTTGTTATACCAAAGGGGGGCAAGCTTTGTTAGATATCTTAACTAAAGAAATGCACCTCAAAGTGGGAGAGCGATCACCTAATGGCAAAGTATTCCTACGAGTAGAGCGCTGCATTGGTAACTGCGGTGTTGCACCTGCGGCAATCTATGACGGTCATGTATCGCGTCAACAAAGCCCCGAAGATGTTTTAGCAATGGTCAAAGGCTGGATGGAGGAGCCATAA
- a CDS encoding ATP-dependent 6-phosphofructokinase, which translates to MVNNHKPKRIGILTSGGDCPGLNAVIRAVVKVATYKYGWEVYGIPYGTDGFIELLVGKRQPEELRIKEHGYDIPGLVQGLDILYFLSGSVLGSISKGDPEQHAEDIIKGYEKLGLTALIVMGGDGSIEILDGLAQKAAEQGAAWNWVAVPKTIDNDIPFTEASVGFDTAVNRVTQALYDLTFTAASHDRVMIVQVMGRDSGYLAMEAGIAGGADAILIPELTPVLNEDVITGVCCHIQELQKSGRRFALVVVAEGVKNHLGQKEHYIGDYVARHIKECGSKMCQINTSDPNYIHPFDTRVTVLGHVQRGGTPTSSDRLLATAFGREAVDLIANGNYNQMVIWENGRVSSVPISRVIEQIKKGRREKKAPSSVDPQGFLVRTARDIGIYVGEASSDDQ; encoded by the coding sequence ATGGTAAATAACCACAAGCCTAAGCGTATCGGTATTCTAACCAGTGGGGGAGACTGTCCTGGACTGAATGCCGTAATTCGTGCCGTTGTGAAGGTGGCAACCTATAAATATGGATGGGAAGTCTATGGCATTCCCTATGGAACCGATGGTTTTATCGAACTATTAGTCGGCAAACGTCAGCCAGAAGAGTTACGCATCAAGGAGCATGGCTACGATATTCCGGGGTTAGTACAGGGGCTAGATATCCTTTATTTTCTGAGTGGTAGTGTATTGGGTTCGATTAGTAAAGGTGATCCTGAGCAACATGCTGAAGACATTATTAAGGGCTATGAAAAGTTAGGATTAACAGCTCTGATCGTGATGGGTGGTGATGGCAGTATTGAGATTTTGGATGGATTAGCTCAAAAAGCTGCGGAGCAAGGAGCCGCATGGAATTGGGTTGCTGTTCCCAAAACCATTGATAATGATATTCCTTTTACAGAAGCGTCAGTGGGGTTTGATACAGCCGTTAATCGCGTTACTCAGGCGCTCTATGACCTCACATTTACTGCCGCTAGCCATGATCGCGTGATGATAGTCCAAGTGATGGGACGAGATTCAGGCTATCTGGCGATGGAAGCGGGAATTGCGGGTGGTGCTGATGCAATTCTCATTCCTGAATTGACTCCCGTTTTAAATGAAGATGTGATTACGGGAGTCTGTTGCCATATTCAAGAGTTACAGAAGAGTGGCAGAAGGTTTGCTCTAGTAGTAGTTGCTGAGGGTGTCAAAAATCATCTCGGGCAAAAAGAACATTACATCGGCGATTATGTGGCGCGGCATATTAAAGAATGTGGTAGTAAGATGTGTCAGATTAATACATCCGATCCTAATTACATTCATCCCTTTGATACTCGCGTTACGGTATTAGGTCATGTGCAGCGAGGGGGTACACCAACTTCTAGCGATCGCCTTTTAGCAACTGCCTTTGGAAGAGAGGCAGTGGATTTAATTGCGAATGGTAACTATAACCAGATGGTGATTTGGGAAAATGGTAGGGTGAGCAGTGTTCCCATCAGTCGGGTAATTGAGCAAATCAAAAAGGGACGTAGAGAAAAGAAAGCTCCCTCAAGTGTCGATCCTCAAGGTTTTTTAGTGAGGACAGCGCGAGATATTGGTATTTATGTGGGAGAAGCAAGTAGTGATGATCAATAA
- a CDS encoding nucleotidyltransferase domain-containing protein, which yields MITTIKNKQLFVLLNELKSALVELYGDRLFSVILFGSHARGDATSESDIDVMVVLADPVNAVAERSRMSSLFWYFLREYDELISIIPISKSRFLAGEISFLRVVKREGIEI from the coding sequence ATGATTACAACTATTAAGAACAAGCAATTATTTGTTTTGTTGAATGAGCTAAAGTCTGCTCTGGTGGAACTCTATGGAGATAGATTGTTTTCGGTGATTCTTTTTGGTTCTCATGCAAGAGGAGATGCTACTTCTGAATCAGATATTGATGTGATGGTAGTTTTGGCAGATCCTGTTAATGCAGTTGCGGAGCGCTCAAGAATGTCTAGTCTTTTTTGGTATTTCTTGAGGGAATATGATGAATTAATTTCAATTATCCCAATCTCAAAATCTCGCTTTTTAGCAGGTGAAATTTCTTTTCTGAGAGTGGTTAAGCGGGAAGGTATTGAGATATGA
- a CDS encoding type II toxin-antitoxin system PemK/MazF family toxin, which yields MPNYSKNIVILVRYPFSDLSNAKVRPAVIVNAPHSSQDILIVPLTSKTVSLLDGEFVLSDWAAAGLNVITAVKRGIYTVNRSLVIKTVGKLADVDIDRLDQSLRGWLGL from the coding sequence ATGCCGAATTACTCTAAAAATATCGTCATTTTAGTTAGATATCCATTTTCAGATCTGTCTAATGCGAAGGTTCGTCCTGCGGTTATTGTCAATGCACCACATAGCTCTCAAGACATTCTAATTGTGCCATTAACCAGCAAAACTGTCTCTTTGCTTGATGGAGAGTTTGTTCTTTCTGACTGGGCGGCGGCAGGACTTAATGTTATTACAGCAGTTAAGCGTGGCATCTATACTGTAAATAGAAGTTTAGTTATTAAGACTGTTGGGAAGTTAGCTGATGTTGATATTGATAGACTTGATCAATCTTTAAGAGGTTGGCTAGGTTTATGA
- a CDS encoding helix-turn-helix domain-containing protein, which translates to MAPYSLDLREKIVANYEAGNTSIREVAKQFQVATKTVQKLLNQYRETGELNHKPLGSPIKSPLEAHQEKILEIVSEHPDWTLWQYCEEVAEQTGVSVTTGSMCRFFQRHNITLKKRPIAMKR; encoded by the coding sequence ATGGCACCTTACTCACTAGATCTCAGAGAAAAGATCGTAGCAAACTACGAAGCAGGAAATACATCGATTCGGGAAGTAGCGAAGCAATTTCAAGTCGCGACGAAAACAGTGCAAAAACTACTGAATCAATACCGAGAGACAGGAGAACTAAACCACAAACCATTAGGTAGTCCAATCAAAAGTCCCCTCGAAGCGCATCAGGAGAAAATCCTCGAAATTGTCTCAGAGCATCCAGATTGGACACTATGGCAGTACTGTGAAGAAGTAGCAGAACAAACAGGAGTATCAGTGACCACAGGCAGCATGTGCCGATTTTTCCAGAGGCATAACATCACTCTAAAAAAAAGACCTATCGCCATGAAAAGGTAA
- the tnpC gene encoding IS66 family transposase: MKELPNLKELTDEAKEALIVKLWEELQKLQKQLEKKPKKTAKNSSLPPAKGFKAEINNPEEIEGKRAGSIGRDGGGRQLSENPDQTIKATVKSCTECGKEISESIQVLLERYDKIDIPPIKPIVTRIERYGCKCEHCGQEQIAAVPVGLEVGSPFGDRIAALVTTMRYSHGISYGRMQQMLSEVFGLKISEGAISNLLTRVKGQLESEVSGIIQALRTSRLVCSDETSARVNGKNQWEWVFQNEQVCFHIIRPSRGGDVITEVMAEHQPEVWVSDLFSAQKTNPATAWQVCLAHQLRDCQYGIDAGDHIFSGRMKKLLLRALVLRRRWSDLADSTRYQYRCRLFRDLDSILSLLPTQEDGLRLQKRYLELRENLFLFLDDPTIPPTNNSSEQALRWSLIFRKVTNGFRSDWGRDLFAAVRSIVNTGKRQGFSAFESILIALNPLKSLLALG; encoded by the coding sequence ATGAAGGAACTACCCAACCTAAAAGAACTAACAGACGAGGCAAAAGAAGCTTTGATAGTGAAGTTATGGGAAGAACTACAAAAACTACAGAAACAGCTAGAAAAGAAACCAAAGAAGACCGCAAAGAACTCAAGTTTGCCACCAGCCAAAGGATTTAAAGCCGAAATCAATAATCCAGAAGAAATAGAAGGCAAACGAGCAGGAAGCATAGGTAGAGACGGAGGAGGTCGTCAACTGAGTGAAAATCCAGACCAAACAATCAAAGCAACCGTGAAAAGTTGTACAGAATGCGGGAAAGAGATTAGCGAGTCAATACAAGTATTACTGGAAAGATACGACAAGATCGACATACCACCAATCAAGCCAATCGTGACTAGAATCGAAAGGTATGGATGCAAGTGTGAGCATTGCGGACAGGAACAAATCGCAGCAGTACCCGTAGGTCTTGAAGTAGGAAGTCCCTTTGGAGATCGAATCGCCGCGCTAGTGACAACGATGAGATACAGTCACGGGATAAGCTATGGAAGAATGCAGCAAATGCTGAGCGAAGTATTTGGGTTAAAAATATCGGAAGGAGCAATCTCCAACCTCTTAACAAGAGTAAAAGGACAACTAGAATCTGAAGTATCAGGAATAATCCAAGCTCTGAGGACATCTCGATTAGTATGCAGTGATGAAACCAGTGCAAGGGTTAATGGCAAAAATCAATGGGAATGGGTATTCCAGAATGAGCAAGTATGTTTTCATATCATCCGACCTTCTAGAGGTGGAGATGTCATCACCGAAGTAATGGCAGAGCATCAACCAGAGGTATGGGTATCAGATTTGTTTAGCGCCCAAAAGACCAATCCAGCGACAGCATGGCAAGTTTGTCTTGCCCATCAACTCAGAGATTGTCAGTATGGAATTGATGCAGGAGACCATATTTTCTCTGGCAGGATGAAAAAACTGCTGCTACGAGCTTTGGTGCTGCGAAGGCGATGGTCGGATTTAGCTGACTCTACCCGTTACCAATACCGATGTCGATTGTTTCGAGATCTCGACAGTATTCTCTCTCTGTTACCCACTCAAGAAGATGGACTGAGATTACAGAAACGTTATCTGGAGTTACGAGAAAACTTATTTCTGTTTTTGGATGACCCCACGATCCCACCGACTAATAACTCTAGCGAACAGGCTTTGCGTTGGAGTCTCATTTTTAGAAAAGTTACGAATGGGTTTCGCTCTGATTGGGGACGTGACTTATTTGCGGCTGTTCGCTCGATTGTCAATACTGGAAAAAGACAAGGCTTCTCTGCTTTTGAGTCGATTCTTATCGCTTTGAATCCTCTCAAATCATTGCTTGCTTTAGGTTGA
- a CDS encoding type II toxin-antitoxin system VapC family toxin, with the protein MVITPQTSQLFTSAFQLYAQRQDKAWSHTDCSSFCIMEELGITEASTYDKHFEQAGFVALLRN; encoded by the coding sequence GTGGTGATTACGCCGCAAACAAGTCAACTTTTCACAAGCGCCTTCCAACTCTACGCCCAACGTCAAGACAAAGCATGGAGTCATACCGACTGCTCATCATTTTGCATCATGGAAGAACTAGGAATTACAGAAGCTTCAACCTATGACAAACATTTTGAGCAAGCAGGTTTTGTTGCTTTGTTAAGAAATTAG
- a CDS encoding DUF433 domain-containing protein: protein MSIVLEREVPPFREDESEAIRIGKTRVLLELVIRVFLDGVSPETIVQQYSTLSLSDTYSAIA from the coding sequence ATGAGCATAGTTTTAGAACGCGAAGTCCCACCCTTTCGAGAAGACGAATCAGAAGCAATCCGCATCGGCAAAACTAGAGTACTTCTAGAACTAGTAATCAGAGTATTTCTAGACGGCGTATCACCCGAAACCATTGTGCAGCAATACTCTACCCTATCCTTATCCGATACTTACAGCGCGATCGCCTAA
- a CDS encoding nicotinate-nucleotide adenylyltransferase, with product MNIALFGTSADPPSIGHQQILQWLDNHYDRVLVWVSDNPFKTHQASLSDRLKMMDLTIAAIQPPAQTITLHPELSDPRTINTIEKAKQILPQANFTLVIGGDLVPQLPTWYRAQDLLNQVKLLVVPRQGVTIAQVDVDRLVHMGTEVALAPDSTSIPNVSSSDYRNNGNSSVIIPTVAAYIQRESLYAWQTSPAP from the coding sequence ATGAACATCGCTCTCTTTGGCACTAGTGCCGATCCGCCTAGTATTGGACATCAACAGATCTTGCAATGGTTAGATAACCATTACGATCGCGTATTAGTTTGGGTATCGGACAACCCCTTTAAAACTCATCAGGCAAGCTTAAGCGATCGCCTCAAAATGATGGATCTAACCATCGCCGCTATCCAGCCACCTGCCCAAACAATTACGCTACATCCCGAACTTAGCGATCCGCGCACAATTAACACCATCGAAAAAGCCAAACAAATCTTGCCTCAGGCAAACTTTACCCTCGTTATCGGTGGAGATCTAGTGCCGCAATTGCCAACTTGGTATCGCGCCCAAGATCTACTAAATCAAGTCAAGCTACTAGTCGTTCCCCGTCAAGGTGTGACCATTGCCCAAGTGGATGTCGATCGCCTCGTGCATATGGGGACTGAAGTGGCGCTCGCCCCTGACTCGACCTCGATTCCTAACGTTTCTTCGTCCGACTATCGCAACAATGGCAACAGTTCAGTCATAATACCCACAGTCGCAGCATATATCCAACGAGAGTCGCTTTACGCATGGCAGACAAGTCCCGCCCCATAG
- a CDS encoding NUDIX hydrolase, with the protein MADKSRPIAPKPLADFKVGVDNVIFSVDTEQNRLLVLLVMRQHEPYRDRWCLPGTLVRQGESLEESAYRILSEKIRAKNLYLEQLFTFGDIGRDPREAPDSYAVRYLSVSYFALVPFSQAELIADGVSGIAWYPVKQVPELAFDHNRILEYGHRRLRNKLEYSPVAFDVLPEAFTLSDLYQLYTTVLGENFSDYSNFRTRLLKLGFLSDTGIKTSKGAGRPASLYRFDAEAFAPFKNKPMVFI; encoded by the coding sequence ATGGCAGACAAGTCCCGCCCCATAGCCCCTAAACCCCTCGCAGACTTTAAGGTCGGTGTTGATAACGTGATCTTTTCCGTAGATACCGAGCAGAATCGTCTATTAGTGCTACTGGTGATGCGCCAACATGAACCCTATCGCGATCGCTGGTGTCTGCCCGGAACCCTCGTGCGTCAAGGTGAATCCCTCGAAGAATCAGCCTATCGAATTCTCTCGGAAAAAATCCGTGCTAAAAATCTTTACTTAGAACAACTCTTCACCTTTGGCGACATTGGACGCGATCCTCGTGAAGCTCCAGATAGCTATGCAGTGCGTTATCTATCTGTCAGTTACTTTGCCCTAGTTCCCTTCTCTCAAGCAGAACTGATCGCCGATGGAGTTAGTGGAATTGCGTGGTATCCAGTTAAACAAGTTCCAGAACTTGCCTTTGATCACAACCGCATTCTCGAATATGGACATCGCCGCCTTCGCAATAAGTTGGAATATAGTCCTGTTGCCTTTGATGTTTTACCTGAAGCTTTTACCCTGAGCGACCTTTATCAACTCTACACAACAGTCCTTGGCGAGAATTTCTCTGATTATTCCAATTTCCGTACTCGATTACTCAAATTAGGATTTCTTAGTGATACGGGTATCAAAACTTCAAAAGGAGCAGGTCGTCCAGCTAGTTTATATCGGTTTGATGCCGAAGCCTTCGCTCCATTCAAGAATAAGCCTATGGTTTTTATTTAG
- a CDS encoding BolA family protein: MDAIATIKTTLQEKIGATIVDIEDRSDLHKHHQGRMNAPVGSGHYDAIIVAESFTGKTMMQQHRMVYEALADQMQTTIHALALKTYTPEQWQQLKN; encoded by the coding sequence ATGGACGCGATCGCGACAATCAAAACTACTTTACAAGAAAAAATCGGGGCAACCATTGTTGACATCGAAGATCGTAGTGATTTGCATAAACACCATCAAGGGCGGATGAATGCCCCTGTCGGTAGTGGTCATTATGATGCGATCATTGTTGCGGAAAGCTTTACAGGTAAAACGATGATGCAGCAACATCGCATGGTTTATGAGGCTTTAGCCGATCAAATGCAAACAACAATTCATGCCCTTGCCTTAAAAACCTATACCCCAGAACAATGGCAGCAGCTTAAGAACTAG
- a CDS encoding lysophospholipid acyltransferase family protein, which translates to MMFKWLVVRPLLYLFYQERIYGAENVPLTGNLIVVSNHASDFDPLIVGSCMARPVAFMAKEELFEVPVLKQAIKAFGAYPVKRGAGDRAAIRSAIESINKGWATGIFLEGTRTLDGKITNPKLGAAMIASKTNAPFLPVCVWGTETILPKGAKFPKLFQPVTVRIGELIPAPDSSDRATLEAYTQKCADAINTLHALGR; encoded by the coding sequence ATGATGTTCAAGTGGCTAGTGGTGCGTCCACTGCTGTATTTGTTTTATCAAGAACGCATTTATGGTGCTGAAAATGTACCCCTGACTGGCAATCTCATCGTGGTGAGTAACCATGCCAGTGACTTTGACCCTTTGATCGTTGGTAGTTGTATGGCGCGTCCCGTTGCTTTCATGGCAAAGGAAGAATTGTTTGAAGTACCAGTATTAAAGCAGGCGATTAAAGCTTTTGGCGCTTATCCTGTTAAGCGTGGGGCAGGCGATCGCGCGGCAATTAGATCGGCGATCGAGTCAATTAATAAGGGCTGGGCGACGGGTATTTTCTTGGAAGGGACACGCACCCTTGACGGCAAGATTACAAATCCTAAACTAGGTGCAGCAATGATCGCCTCAAAGACCAATGCACCTTTTTTACCTGTATGTGTGTGGGGTACGGAGACAATTTTGCCCAAAGGAGCTAAATTTCCTAAATTATTTCAGCCTGTGACGGTGCGGATTGGGGAGTTGATTCCTGCGCCAGATTCAAGCGATCGCGCTACCCTTGAGGCATATACACAAAAATGCGCGGATGCAATTAACACACTCCACGCATTAGGCAGATAA